GGGGCCGGCGAGCAGGCAGAAGAACACGGCGAAACCGATCCCGTAACCGGACAGGCCCGGCCGCATCGCGAGAAACGCGCCGAGCCCGAGCACCGGCGCGAGCGTCGCGCACAGCAGCGGGAAACCGTCGATGTTCGGATACACGTAGCACAGGAACAGGTAGCCGACGGCGGTGGCGAACGCCGCGCCGACGCTCATCTGCGCGACGAACTTCGGCGCACGCGGCGACGTCGAGCTGAGCGCGCACGCGATCGCGGTGGCGATCACCGCGAGCGGGCCGCTCGGCCATTCCGACGCGAGCCAGAACGCGCTCATCGCGCCGACCGCGACGATCGTGCGCAGGAACGCGAAGCCGACGAAGAACGAATTGGTCTTCACCGCGTAATGCGTGACCGAGCGCTCGAACGCGTGATCGTCCTGGTCGAGCGATGCGTAGGTATCCGCATAACCGAGATATTCGCCGATGAAGCGGTACATCAGCTCGATCGCGGTATCGAAGTCGAGCAGGCCACCGGCCGCGTGCTCCTCGATGTCGCGCCGCGACGCGCGCGCGGCTTTCGGCAACGCGCCATGGAAGCGGCGCAGTTCGAGCAGCGCGCCGGTGGCCGGTGCGATGCCGCGCTGCCGCTCGTCGCGCAACGCGGTGAACCGCTGCGCGAGCGCGTCGACGTGCGGCGCGAGCGCATCGAGCACCGCGTCGGCATGATTCGCGCGCAGGCGCTTGACGAGCTGGTGCAGCGCATGCAGCCGCGTGCATGCGTTCATGAACTCGCTGTTCAGCCGCGCGAGCCGGCGGCTGCGCGCGCGAATGTGCGGGTCCTCGAACGACGCGAACGCGCGGTTGGCCTCGAAGCCGACGATGTCGTCGACGAAATCGGCGAAGCGCCGCTCGAAATCGCCGCGTGCGACGTCGCCGGCGAGCGCGCCGGCCGTGAAGGCCGCGAACGTCGCATGGCGCGCGCCCAGCGAACGCATCAACGCCTTCGCCGAGCTGAGCGGCAGGATCAGCGCGCTGACCGCACCCGAGCAGGCAATGCCGAGCGCGACCTCCGCGGCGCGCGTGAGCGCGGACTGGAACAGCGTCTGCGGCGTCATCACCGCCGGCAGCCCGATCAGCGCGGCGGTGTAGCCGGCGAGCACGAAGCCGTACCAGCGGAAGTGCCGGTTGCGCACCGCGAGCGCGATGCAGCCGCCGATCCACAGCGTGATGCCGGCCATGTACAGCTCGGGCTGCTGCGCGAACAATCCGCCGAGCGCGAGCGCGGCGACGAGGCCGGCCGCCGTGCCGAGCACGCGATAGAAGCTCTTCGCGAACACCATCCCCGACAGCGGCTGCATCAGCACGAACACGGTCGTCATCGCCGTGCGCGGCTGCGACATCTCGAGGCGCATCGCGATGCCCATCGCCAGGAGCGCGGCGAACACGGTTTTCGCGAGATGCAGCCAGATCAGGCCGTCGCTCGTGGCCCAGTCGCGCGCCGCGTCGCCGAGCGGATCGAGCCATGTCCTCCATCGTGCCGGTTCGATGGAAGGTCGCTCGATCGCTGATTGTGGCTTCATGAAAAGAGGTGGCCCGTGCAGGGCCGGGCAGGGTGCCGCGGCACATCCGAACGGGGCCGTTCGACTGGTGAGGCGCCG
The sequence above is drawn from the Burkholderia stabilis genome and encodes:
- a CDS encoding FUSC family protein, with the protein product MKPQSAIERPSIEPARWRTWLDPLGDAARDWATSDGLIWLHLAKTVFAALLAMGIAMRLEMSQPRTAMTTVFVLMQPLSGMVFAKSFYRVLGTAAGLVAALALGGLFAQQPELYMAGITLWIGGCIALAVRNRHFRWYGFVLAGYTAALIGLPAVMTPQTLFQSALTRAAEVALGIACSGAVSALILPLSSAKALMRSLGARHATFAAFTAGALAGDVARGDFERRFADFVDDIVGFEANRAFASFEDPHIRARSRRLARLNSEFMNACTRLHALHQLVKRLRANHADAVLDALAPHVDALAQRFTALRDERQRGIAPATGALLELRRFHGALPKAARASRRDIEEHAAGGLLDFDTAIELMYRFIGEYLGYADTYASLDQDDHAFERSVTHYAVKTNSFFVGFAFLRTIVAVGAMSAFWLASEWPSGPLAVIATAIACALSSTSPRAPKFVAQMSVGAAFATAVGYLFLCYVYPNIDGFPLLCATLAPVLGLGAFLAMRPGLSGYGIGFAVFFCLLAGPDNAIAYTPEVLINNGLAIVVAMLACSLVFAVVFPTHMPWLTGRIAHDLRRQVTLACEGAPDGLAQRFQSSTHDLMAQLRTLLVRRTRQHRDALRWMLSTLEVGHAVIDLRDELRAFCESRPPQTLRWTGSIDAVLHELPRFFDDPTPGHHARTLKSVNLAIRAAQHTLQAWYAVPDARHRMQRIVGCLHFMRSALLDKDAPFNRHRH